The Mangrovibacillus cuniculi sequence TATATATCTGGCTTAATTCCAACTTTAGACATTCCTCGACCTTTGTCTATACGTGATAATCTAGAAGTAGGATAACTAAACTGAAAACCTTCTTCCCATTCCTGCGTTACTAGATTTGCATAGTCATTTAATCCCTTCGTCGGTCTACCTAATACAGTAACTTTATTAGATTTCTTACATATTTCTACAAAAGAATCTCCAGAACTCCCACACATTGTATCAGACAAGACTATAACTTTTTTAGGTAATTTAGTCCCTTTCACAAAAGTGTCTGGAATTATATCTGCAAAATCAAACTGCACAAAGCCCTTACCTTTATTTTTTTCCCATTCTCTTTGAAAAACTCTTAGAAAAGCAATGGTTTCTGGATCTTTTGTATTTTCTAAATCATTTTGTATTTCTTTCAAAGCTTTATCGGCATTTGCAGAAGTACAGTTAAACAACATAAATTCATCTGTATCTAATAAATCTATACCATCTTCAGGCATGATATATGGTAACAAATGATAAAAACTGACATCTGCTCCACCATAATTCACTCTTACATCTATAATCCAATTCTCTTTTTCTACTAATAATTCTTGATTTTCATTTATTAATCGTGCGATTGCATCGGAATCCATAAAATCGGTAATAGTTAAAATCAATGTTTTATTATCATATGTTTCTAATGTGTAACGTGCCTCATAATTTGATCTCTTATAGTTCTGAAATTCTATCTCATATACTTTACCTTGTTGATCTTCTATTACCCCATAGTCATACTTAGTCAAAATTGGGGTCCAATTTTCTCTCTCAGGGTGATTTTCATTCAATAAATGTATATGCTTTTGCTTCAATTCTTTGATTGTTTTACCACCCAAAGAATGTATTTTCATCCCTACCTTTAGTGTATTTTCTGAGGATATCTCTGTAATATAAAGAACTTCTTCATAACGCCTAACTTTAAATCCCTTATGTACATTTTTGACTGGATGAATGTTCATATCTTTAAAAGATATATGATGATCTTCATAATTCCGTAAGTAACTTTGTACGAACTCTACAAACTGCTCTCTGGAAATTCTAGATGAACTATTTAATTTTATTATTTCTTCTGAATACTCTGTGGAGGTAGTAGCGCTCTGTTTATCTCTACAGCCTGCATAATCATTTTCCATAATAGAAACAATTTCGTAAAAAATATGTATCACTATTCTATCCCTCATTTCTTTGCTAATGTAAATTGCTATGTAAAGTGATAAAAATATTTATTTATTAAAATGTT is a genomic window containing:
- a CDS encoding S41 family peptidase — translated: MIHIFYEIVSIMENDYAGCRDKQSATTSTEYSEEIIKLNSSSRISREQFVEFVQSYLRNYEDHHISFKDMNIHPVKNVHKGFKVRRYEEVLYITEISSENTLKVGMKIHSLGGKTIKELKQKHIHLLNENHPERENWTPILTKYDYGVIEDQQGKVYEIEFQNYKRSNYEARYTLETYDNKTLILTITDFMDSDAIARLINENQELLVEKENWIIDVRVNYGGADVSFYHLLPYIMPEDGIDLLDTDEFMLFNCTSANADKALKEIQNDLENTKDPETIAFLRVFQREWEKNKGKGFVQFDFADIIPDTFVKGTKLPKKVIVLSDTMCGSSGDSFVEICKKSNKVTVLGRPTKGLNDYANLVTQEWEEGFQFSYPTSRLSRIDKGRGMSKVGIKPDIYIPWTPKHLEVDVDLEFALSFINRFYVS